In Gopherus evgoodei ecotype Sinaloan lineage unplaced genomic scaffold, rGopEvg1_v1.p scaffold_31_arrow_ctg1, whole genome shotgun sequence, a single window of DNA contains:
- the LOC115640588 gene encoding uncharacterized protein LOC115640588: MLSLFSGTESERERLVRASQSLLDSLEGCILATHALLHILNQHLDTSVSLEPVGGSIGVRENLERLLWAAREMHAAAERTDRHVRKNASRDLYARMASPHTPLQEKGAIVRDFHQATMGIFGSVGGPVVAVLLQNASLPERLEAALREAEASPVLCLPMDTLLRSSEEIARAVSACATPGGPTGKTAAEPPENGPVSGTGTVQSLRGYLPDVLTGRHARNALAAAARHLEQTLQALAPACKSFQLIAAAAEVYMALISEQQPGTEEGPGQNPAGVAH; encoded by the coding sequence ATGCTCTCCCTGTTCTCCGGAACAGAGAGCGAAAGAGAGAGGCTCGTGCgcgccagccagtccctgctcgACTCCCTGGAAGGATGCATCTTGGCCACTCACGCTCTGCTCCACATCCTCAACCAGCACCTTGACACCAGTGTGTCCCTGGAACCGGTGGGGGGCAGCATCGGCGTGAGGGAGAACTTGGAGCGCCTGCTGTGGGCAGCACGGGAGATGCATGCCGCGGCAGAGCGGACGGACAGACATGTGCGGAAGAACGCCAGCCGGGACCTGTATGCCCGCAtggcctccccccacaccccgctgCAGGAGAAGGGGGCCATCGTCCGGGACTTCCACCAGGCCACCATGGGGATCTTCGGCAGCGTGGGTGGCCCCGTGGTGGCCGTGCTACTGCAGAACGCCAGCCTCCCCGAGAGGCTGGAGGCGGCTCTGCGGGAGGCGGAGGCCTCCCCGGTGCTGTGCCTGCCGATGGACACCCTGCTCAGGAGCAGCGAGGAGATCGCCAGGGCTGTTTCTGCTTGtgccacccctgggggcccaacagGGAAAACGGCTGCAGAGCCCCCCGAGAATGGCCCCGTCTCTGGGACCGGCACGGTGCAAAGTCTGAGGGGCTACCTGCCCGATGTCCTCACGGGGCGTCATGCTAGGAACGCCCTGGCTGCAGCCGCCCGGCATCTGGAGCAGACGCTCCAGGCGCTGGCACCGGCCTGCAAGTCTTTCCAATTGATAGCTGCCGCGGCTGAGGTCTACATGGCCCTGATCTCGGAGCAGCAGCCGGGAACGGAAGAGGGGCCGGGCCAGAATCCTGCCGGCGTCGCCCATTGA
- the LOC115640589 gene encoding single-pass membrane and coiled-coil domain-containing protein 3-like, with translation MSWINILYPDNPARRKTVVQLHQELIDCIELNFDTTNELIEALNTHCQCKLHSVKMNTKGTVQENCEILLTAIKSVQDILQAIDAKLKSNLEPDLYRKLHDFQEPDATKMLILRNVSTVVSGFAGIVAMGFFIKLAFSQVVGRVLSQTAMVLAKIGASVIGAMAGMLLGVGVDLILSAILGAIERDQLEAKIEELSELVGEFKPASKEYNKAIMKITCQLP, from the coding sequence ATGTCCTGGATCAATATCCTGTACCCAGACAACCCGGCGAGGCGGAAGACGGTGGTGCAGTTACACCAGGAGCTGATCGACTGCATAGAGCTCAATTTTGATACCACCAATGAGCTGATTGAAGCCTTGAACACGCATTGTCAGTGCAAGTTGCACAGCGTTAAGATGAACACGAAGGGCACCGTCCAGGAGAACTGCGAGATCCTCCTCACAGCCATAAAGTCCGTCCAAGACATTCTGCAGGCCATCGATGCAAAGCTGAAGAGCAACCTGGAGCCAGATCTCTACCGAAAGCTTCACGATTTCCAGGAGCCTGACGCCACAAAGATGCTGATTCTTCGCAATGTTTCCACAGTGGTGAGCGGCTTCGCTGGGATCGTGGCCATGGGGTTCTTCATCAAGCTGGCCTTCTCACAGGTGGTGGGTAGAGTCCTGAGCCAAACGGCCATGGTCTTGGCCAAGATCGGTGCCTCCGTGATTGGCGCCATGGCTGGCATGTTACTGGGTGTGGGTGTCGACTTGATTCTCAGCGCGATCCTGGGCGCCATAGAGAGAGACCAACTGGAGGCGAAGATTGAGGAGCTCAGTGAGCTGGTGGGTGAGTTCAAGCCAGCCTCCAAGGAGTATAACAAAGCCATCATGAAGATCACCTGCCAGCTGCCATAG